A region from the Bactrocera dorsalis isolate Fly_Bdor chromosome 1, ASM2337382v1, whole genome shotgun sequence genome encodes:
- the LOC125778358 gene encoding SAFB-like transcription modulator, protein MSPLEIENAKDEMKYLAERDAEVDNGSGSNFGPEGEEENAGESNEESINVTIGENEQKLLHDKAPDEKEKCTDAEGDTTGKNSAQKSTKTVAALDDARTSKGGYSSSKCSKSDDDKSKRKDEKSGDKKDKDISEQKSSSNMSSQKDDKEKSPVNISTKSSSTGKQTTPSRNLWVSGLSSLTRASDLKTIFSKYGKVIGAKMVTNTRTPGTRCYD, encoded by the coding sequence ATGTCTCCTTTGGAAATTGAGAATGCAAAAGATGAGATGAAATATCTTGCAGAAAGAGATGCTGAAGTTGATAACGGAAGTGGTTCAAACTTTGGTCCAGAGGGGGAAGAGGAAAATGCAGGCGAATCGAATGAGGAATCGATAAATGTAACTATTGGTGAAAAtgaacaaaaacttttgcatgATAAGGCACCtgatgaaaaggaaaaatgcaCCGATGCAGAAGGTGATACTACCGGCAAGAATTCAGCGCAAAAGAGTACAAAAACGGTTGCAGCTTTGGATGACGCAAGAACATCCAAGGGTGGATACAGCAGCAGTAAATGCAGCAAGTCTGATGACGATAAATCAAAGAGAAAAGATGAGAAGTCCGGCGACAAAAAGGATAAAGACATTAGTGAacaaaaatcatcttcaaacaTGTCTTCGCAGAAGGATGACAAAGAAAAGTCTCCAGTGAATATCTCTACAAAATCGTCGTCCACAGGAAAGCAGACAACACCTTCACGAAATCTTTGGGTATCCGGGTTATCTTCATTAACGAGAGCCAGTGAtctgaaaactatattttctaaatatggaAAAGTTATCGGAGCCAAGATGGTCACCAACACCCGAACTCCGGGTACACGTTGTTATGACTAA
- the LOC125778359 gene encoding uncharacterized protein LOC125778359, producing MESNTEIQKVVHKRVRKAPYRKWTDNENESLINFLRDNRPLEKPTAQHYYKRFLNQTGSDLHWTLVRCKVKNLRLQYTKAKSWQNATGSGTMDNCDTTKNAIVRMCPRYDDLEDIFGYRELTSNCLVLDTEDIACTGSPEVATSSDIIVEEIVALPEPLVTPSTSKAVRKGIYSRTALSDVLDVHSSLLDAKKDRIEKELR from the exons ATGGAAAGCAACACAGAAATACAGAAG GTTGTACATAAGCGTGTTCGAAAGGCTCCCTACAGAAAGTGGACCGACAACGAAAATGAAAGTTTAATCAACTTTTTGAGGGACAACAGGCCACTAGAGAAACCAACGGCCCAACattattataaaagatttttgaacCAAACTGGCAGCGACTTGCATTGGACTCTGGTGCGTTGCAAGGTAAAAAACTTAAGATTGCAGTACACCAAGGCCAAGTCCTGGCAAAATGCAACGGGAAGTGGCACCATGGATAATTGTGACACTACCAAAA ACGCGATCGTAAGGATGTGTCCCCGGTACGATGACTTAGAAGACATTTTTGGCTATAGGGAGCTCACTTCAAACTGCCTTGTATTGGATACCGAGGACATTGCATGTACTGGTTCACCAGAAGTTGCCACGTCCTCTGATATAATCGTCGAGGAAATCGTGGCATTACCCGAGCCTCTGGTCACCCCTTCTACGTCAAAGGCTGTCCGAAAGGGTATATATTCGCGTACAGCCCTATCAGACGTTCTCGATGTACACTCCAGCTTATTGGATGCAAAAAAAGACAGAATCGAGAAGGAATTAAGATGA
- the LOC125778349 gene encoding uncharacterized protein LOC125778349 encodes MSHLNGKQNILNALSYKCILDITANDSSSDEEDDNIIIKFAIDAALIIANRRSTHLGIPKSSQWVNNVLPRFDSGRMRQMLRIEFFEFNYILSLIKQDPVFQNKNFVPQLPIDLQLKITLFRLGSSGESASIRKIATLFGIGDGGTVTKVTERVITALINLKSTFLCWPSREERRKIVTKTMKELPGCIGYVDGTEIRLAESPSKDHELYFSRKKQYAIKMQVVCDYSLRIRQATIGYRGNVHDAKIFAESAIGKNPQNYFCHRKWIAGDSAYPLSQHLITPFRQNSTEQSKEMRDAFNQYFSKYRVRVENCFGKLKEKFCSLKELRFRLTNETNYKNCCRWILACCILHNMLLQFNLDENPSLESQEETDFPQEIYEHDDLRKALSHFVNNKDIII; translated from the exons atgtctcaTTTAAATGGaaagcaaaatatattgaaCGCACTCAGCTACAAATGTATACTGGACATAACCGCTAATGAttcta GCAGTGACGAAGAGGATGacaatatcataataaaatttgccATTGATGCAGCGCTTATTATAGCTAATCGGAGAAGTACCCATTTGGGTATACCAAAGTCTTCGCAATGGGTCAATAATGTTCTTCCCAGATTTGATAGTGGCCGCATGCGACAAATGTTGCGCATAGAATTCTTTGAGTTCAACTATATATTATCCTTAATCAAGCAAGACCCtgttttccaaaacaaaaattttgttccacAATTACCAATCGATCTTCAACTAAAGATAACACTTTTTCGTCTGGGATCAAGTGGAGAGAGTGCCTCTATTAGAAAGATTGCAACATTGTTCGGAATAGGCGATGGCGGAACAGTTACCAAAGTGACAGAGCGGGTTATTACCGCATTGATTAATTTAAAATCTACATTTTTATGTTGGCCATCTAGAGAAGAAAGGCGAAAGATTGTCACAAAAACAATGAAAGAGCTTCCAGGATGTATTGGCTATGTTGACGGTACTGAAATCAGATTAGCAGAGTCGCCTTCAAAAGATCACGAACTATACTTCTCTCGCAAAAAACAGTATGCCATAAAAATGCAAGTAGTATGTGACTATTCACTAAGAATTAGACAAGCGACAATAGGATATCGAGGAAACGTGCATGATGCTAAAATTTTTGCCGAATCTGCAATAGGTAAAAACCCACAAAATTATTTCTGTCATCGGAAATGGATTGCTGGCGATTCGGCATATCCGCTAAGCCAACATCTTATTACACCTTTTCGACAAAACAGTACTGAGCAGTCAAAAGAAATGAGAGATGCATTCAATCAATATTTCTCTAAATATAGAGTACGTGTAGAAAATTGTTTtgggaaattaaaagaaaaattttgcagtTTAAAAGAACTACGGTTCCGATTAACGAACGaaactaattataaaaattgttgtagaTGGATTTTGGCATGTTGTATCCTTCACAACATGCTGCTACAATTTAACTTAGACGAAAATCCTAGTTTAGAAAGCCAAGAAGAAACAGACTTCCCACAAGAAATTTATGAACACGACGACCTAAGAAAAGCTCTATCAcattttgtaaacaataaagatataattatttaa
- the LOC115066512 gene encoding uncharacterized protein LOC115066512 — translation MDLLSNRRDILTLMNSTRSFIVVTAHFLNTANNCTPESEHEMVTLTARRMYQAHTADYIKECFQNITDEFSIEKGCILSITTDGGANMVAAVKKFLEDGKRIPCMAHLLNLIVDGATRDNAPVLQIANRVKAIVFQTISECNG, via the exons ATggatt TATTGTCGAATCGTCGTGATATATTAACTCTCATGAACTCGACACGAAGTTTCATCGTAGTAACAGCGCATTTTCTTAACACAGCAAATAACTGCACTCCTGAATCTGAACATGAGATGGTGACATTGACAGCACGAAGAATGTATCAG GCACACACTGCTGATTATATAAAAGAATGCTTTCAAAATATTACCGACGAGTTTTCAATAGAAAAGGGTTGCATCTTATCAATTACCACTGATGGTGGTGCTAACATGGTTGCTGCAGTGAAGAAATTTTTGGAAGATGGAAAAAGAATTCCTTGCATGGCTCATTTGTTGAATTTAATAGTGGATGGCGCAACAAGAGATAATGCACCAGTTCTTCAAATTGCAAATCGGGTCAAAGCCATTGTATTTCAAACAATCAGTGAATGCAATGGATGA